A segment of the Ipomoea triloba cultivar NCNSP0323 chromosome 1, ASM357664v1 genome:
TCCCATACCTCCCGAGCGGTACTCCGACCTACGGCAAGGTACATAACCTCGTCGGTGAGCGACGAGATCAGCAGAGACAGGATCGATTGATCCTGCTGGACCCAGGCATGATAAGCCAGGTTTGGGGCAACGGCGTAGCCGACGCGGCGGTGGCAGCCGGTTGCGAGGGGACAGCGAGGACCTCCGGTGGGCAGGGATTTGAGCCATCGAGAAATTCCAGGAGGCCTTGGCCGCGTAAGAAAGGGACTAATTGCGTTCGCCAGTGTAGGTAGTTGCGCGATGTGAGTTTCACCGATACAAAGTGATGGGCGGCGGTTAAAGCCGTGGGTGTGACCGGAGACGGAATAGCAGTGGTGGCGGGGACTAAGGTTCCGTCGGTTGGTGGTGCAGCCATGGACCGTGATCGGTGAGTGATTGCAAACGaaatttttggggaaaaatCCTACCTATCGCAACTAATACCAGATTAGCGAATAGAAtcgaattgaattgaatgaatTACAAGAAGAGAGAGAGTCCTTTTATCTAAGTCTATCAGGACTTTCCTATTCTACAAGTTATAGTTCATGACTCAGTAGGAGCCACTTAAACTTaaccatataatataaaataacatataataaataaatacatataatagcTCAATTCACATTTTCATGCTTtagtcatctccttgaccctttgcagtggtttttctTACAAATTTTCATCCAAAGAAGAGGttcggcgaaagccatgtgagccacattacaaaacCATGGCTTTTGCGGACCTttttattggatgaaaatgtgtaaggaaaaccactccAAAGGGTACAGGAGATgaccaaaacatgaaaagaccaaaaatacccgtgttttggacggtcatttgacgaaaattttaatggtggactaaaagtggtaaggactaaataagactggccgcaatgtgacaaaaaataatgaagtggactaaaattggcaatgcctcaataacagtaggaccaaaaatggaaatgactgaaagtatatcaatgcaagattatatagaagtttatacatggataattgaatgtcaatcgaattttttttatttaaatatctaactcaaagtatatgaatccaagataatatagaaaatccATTATAATTAGGgtcacatttgtgtgagaccgtatcacagatccttattcgtgagtcaggtcgggtcgggtcaaagcaccatgcaaatgccatacttatatgctcaaatataacactaatcaagaatacaatttttgttacttataagagaaaaagtaatacatatttcataataagtaatattgacaagtgacccttacttataagggcaaatataatacttttgaggaaaagtttaatacttttaaatcaaaatgtaaaagtattgtattttcccttaaaagtattacatttacccttataagtaacaaaaaatttattcttggttagtattacatttgagcatataagtatggcatttgtgcatataagtgttacatttgcatcttggccgacccgtctcatggtgagacggtctcacacaagtttttgccttataattattactaaaataaatgtttgcaaccttgtaaaatcgatagtctaaatatttggtctaaaaatgatagtctaaataaatactacttttaatttgaatttttctaagtggttcttaattctcttttgagtaacattgtcattatcttcatctttactatttgttctcttcctttttgttggtaatgtgttatttgcatttcggatattgttggtagcatagatgacaacgtcagattatgatataggagctaaggactttcctttaggtgttctgcttggggttcatttggttcaaccattattgctgaatgagttattgtggataaataaATCCCTagctagtttaagaaaaaaagattaaataaattaataaaaatttgaaattttaaaatattatgtattccaaagatattaaaatgtatgtagtttctcgcttctatttgctgggtaatgggttatttgagtactttcattgtcaacaaatcccccaagtaattaatatgattggtttcaaaatatttttttttatttttttcatggtattaaagaaatacatatgtatcatttttttggtgtaactactaatttatttaattcaataagagtaaaatagagtgattccacttcaatttgttgggttattatttgagtactctttttgtcaaccaatccccaagtagttaatataattagcttcaaattattttaaaattttttttcatagtattaataaaatacttggtaaataaatatataacattattttgtactataactttgatatttaattacaagatattgtaaaaatacgataatggacaatgtaataaatatcaattgataaatttgaatgtaagaatctttgcatgagagaaaataaagacaatataactaatgaaattatttcttttatttaatttaattttttgataatgaataattttttcatataaaggtattgtagaaacataattctaaataaaagaaatacatatgtatcattttttgttgtagctactaatttatttaatttaataagagtaaaatagagtgagaaacttaattatgtcaaatttgattgagatgagattcgaacctaagacctttcttatagaaattaatgagtaagttaaaagttaacggaatattaacggagaagagaatatttaacggaaaacttaacggataatcataaaagtaaggttaaattaggtaatctctattaatattattaatctgaattatcttaatcatctatttgattaagtaattcatctgaaccatccatttgattaatctatttgattaagtaattcatctgaaccatccatttgattaaataactTGACCgctattttttctacccattttaggcctaactctctttggctcttattagtatagtagatattagtAAATTATTAATGTGATGTGGCAGCTAGCAATGTTATAGTATCATGTATTTATGCCATCTACCCGCAACCAGTTCATTTGATTCATAGGTGGTGGATGGGAACATAACTAATGACATttatagagttagtagtattcaaaaaaaaactaatgacaTTTATAACTGAAAAATGATACGGAGTACTTTTTTTCCCCGAATTATATACATAGAGCATTTTTCTCCatgaattattcatgtattcATATTAGTTTCCTCAATTATTCTAAAAGTGGTGATTGTTTTCCCTTTCTATTAAAtggaatattttaatttactcttaaaataagtatttcatttatttttagttttcaacAAATTATTTTGCTTATATATGGGAAtcataataaatgtaaaaaataacaTGCATACACCATTTGcaaacattataattataattttaagctaATTCTAACATTgacttaaaattataattataatatttacatatCGTGTGATTCGTGTCTGCTCTTTTATGCATTTATTCTAATTCCCATATATAAGTAGATATGACCGCAGTTTGGTTTCGGAAAATGATAAATTAAACTAGAATGAACTAGCAGTTCTTGTTTGAACCGCTAATtcgaaacttttttttttttgtaaattctattttctatttttaaaatagtttaaattcaacaattattttattttattttttaatttagaaccATAATTGGCGGTTACGGTTATGAACCGTAATCGGAACCATCCTTACGGTTTATGTTCGGTTGCTACATTGTCTGATCGGTTCAATCTGAACCATGGTCATCCctacatataaacaataatttgttagacaagaaaaaataaatgaaatacatatttttaaatgtaacaatatctatttaacatttttaaaaaattgtaaaaatcatcacttttaaaataactgagagACTAATATGgatatataaacaaattcatGAATAAAAAGtgttatatgaatataatttaggaggaaaatgtaatttttcctttataattttatttaattgttcaGATAATTTTTTACTAGCTACTTGCAGTAGCAGATTTGGATTCAAAGTGAGAAGGAGTTTTGGCGTTTAGGGGAAAAAGAAGCACGAAATAAAGAGAAACTGAAACAAATGACGCCACTTTGACATCACTGCAGCTACTCACATTTTAAACGTcgataaattaggaaatatttcttttagtattttattacaagtagtatatattctatactttctctatcTATTGCACCTCAAAAAGTAGCAAATTATACTGTATACCATGGTGCATAATGCATTGTCAACCATGATCATGGCTAGTTGTGTTGAACTTATAcggcagttgtattgaaaggaaactgcagttgcgcggaacagaggacgtttattcgttcaacacaactgcagtttcagacggACGAATCGGCCTCTGttccacgcaactgcagttccctttcaacacaactgcagtatcaattcaacacaattgcagtatcagccatgactatggtccacggtataacgactgtcaaagagtcaataccttACCATCGGGGTTCGATCATGTAAACCTTACCTCAAGAACAGTCACACAGgtgtcatttgagcacaaaaTATTTGGCTAAATTAGGAAAATTAATCAGGATTTGTGATTCAAATTTTATGCAAACGGGAGAATAACACCATTTAGCAAAGGACACCCTACCCGACTAGCACGTATGTAATCTATTCATCAAAACTCAAAAACCTCAgactaaaaatgttttaatactGTTTGGGAGAAAAATGAGCTGACATGCATGCAAAAGTCAGTTATATGATTCTATGTTAGGTCAAATTACTTTGTCTTGTAGTTTTTGTTTGGGTTTAATTGAAGTTTGAAAATGCAAACTCAAAAATGTTGTGTGTTGTTGGAAGTTTTTCCTTGTTTTGAGATGCCCTGTACGTGTTTGCAAGGAATAGAGACATTAGCATATTGACATTTCGTCAAACAAAAAAGTGGAGCATTCTCCCCCCGCAACTTATGTTCTCTGCCGTGTGTGTAGTGTATCTAGGCTAGATTTGTAGTGTTCCAAGACTGTGCACGCGGTCCAAAAACTGCATAATTTGTCTATAGTCATTCCAATATCGTGGAGGCTCAGGTTGTGGAAGCGATACTGCGAAAGTATGAATCgcaattgaataaaataagaGACTCTATTTgtgaattatgaattttttcaatatatatatatatatatatatatatatatatatatatatatatatatagggtcaattcactttgtataaaaagatcgaaatgtcattgtatttaacgttgtttaaataagtttgttgacggtggaccaaaaatagtcatgctACAATAATTCTTGGACTAATAAGGTGGAATGttctaaaaacaaaaacatattaaaagttgaatgaaacttataaatctaagaccaaaatggaataaactataattaaaatgtatattttattgtaaaaTGATCTACTATGTATGAGACACGTACAAGTTCTCTCTATCTcttttaagaatttaaatgcaaaatttcattatctaatcaattttatagggaaaaaataatatttcaaaatatagaGTTTACAAGATAATAATAGTTGATGTATGTATAACAACAATTGAGATTtgattcataaataaattaaaaattcataaatatGTCACATGTCTCACATATAAGAATATTCCATGTGATAATGTATCACAAAAACTCCATTTCTTATTCTAATTAGGCAATTAGCTTAGCCGGCCAGTATATAAATGGTAGCCGAGCCTGCATGTAATCTTCAAAAACTTGGTTATATGGAAAAGCTATTCATACACAAAGTCTCTCGTTTCCTCCTCCCTTCCTCCTTCTCCTGTTCATGTCACGCCAAAAACATCTCAGACGTAGTAGAAAACTCCCGAAACCTCCATGAAAGTGCACCTCCCAAAAATGCCAATAAGAATAAGAAAGCTGCTTTCTTATTAGGGCTTTCTCCTGCTGCTATTAATCAAGGAAGAAGATGTCCGCCTGTGACACCGATCTCAGTCGTTGATTCGCATTTAGAGGTCTCCAATAATTCCTCTAATGGCGGATGGTTTAGCAGCGAGGAGGcggaacaagaagaagaagacgacgaCACGTTTTTTAGCTTATCTTCCCGGTGTTTTACCCTGCACCCTAAAACACCCAGACGAAGATTGGACGATTTATCGTCATCGGCGAGCGACAAAGAGCCGGAAACCGCCAAGACTGATCTACAAGTGgagtttgattattattacaggAGGAGGAGAACCTCCAGGGCTGGGCGGAAAAAAAGGAAAGGGAAGATGAGGTCGGAAATGGGATATTATGATGCGATAATAGAAAAGAGTACAACTGATCCTTACAATGACTTCAGGACATCAATGGTGGAGATGATTGTGGCGAACCAAATCTTTGGAGCACAGGATCTGCAAAGGCTGTTGCACTGCTTTCTTTCATTCAACTCATCCTACTTCCACCGTATCATTGTTGAGGTTTTCTCAGAGATAATTCAAACCTTGTTTAGTCAATGATTTAATATGATGGTGAGACTTGTGTGTGTGAGAGTTAGGGTCAATATgcttatgctaaaaaaaaatgtaataattaggGAAAATGtattactaattaagaataataaagtgtttgttatttataacttataagttgtgagaacaaacataatacttttatattttgatataagatAGACGACATTTAGTTAGGAGAACTTTCCTAGGAATTTAAAAGGTGGAAAGATTATTCCCGCTTTTAGTGCAATCTTTAACTTAGTAAAATTTAGATCAATGGGAATCACATTTCATGATATCATTGAAAGTAAATCTTAGGGGTGTCAAGGTGGGCAGAAACCCGCGAGTCACCCCTAAACCGCATTGCGGTGGGATGGGTTACGACCTATAATTTTTGGTCCACACGGGTTGCCGAGCTACACGGGCTTTCCATAAATTGATGGTCCACATGCAAAGGAACTCCCAGGTAAAAAATATGGTGAGATCTAAGTtgttgatctaatctagatcaaTTGCTCAAaggtaattttttataaaaaaaaaaaatgctttcgGGCAAACTGTACTGGCTGCGAATGATCTCCTCTGACCACTGGcgttttcttccttttcttcctcTCCTACTGCGAATTCAAACTTGTATTAGCATTATATTTTGGAAAGGGAAATGCTAGATATATTTCCTACGAGTATAAATTCTGGCGTAcagattttattatataaagacATAAAGTCATGCACTTAAAGTTTCGAAGTTATGTACTTTAAATTTCaaagttatgcaccttaagtttcgaaCTGATACACCTTAAATTCCATTGAATCTTACTAGGCCGCACCAGGTATCAAATCATTATGTTGGGTGGGTGGCTGAAGTCCAAGCATTAGGTAACTAAGGGATTGTTGGATAGAGGCCTGAAAGGGCAAGTCCAACACCCTATCTCTAGAAAATGTAAagatatataagaaaataaagttaaatattcgctactagctataacttttggtatactaataagagtctgATTCTAACAAGTTGTATCATAATCAAGTCATGGATTCAAATAGAGCCTAGTCCAGCATCAGGTAGAACATAATGTGCCTGATTACATTTAAGCTCTAGTCCAATAAGAATACTGACGGTAATAGTCTAATAGaggtgctttttttttttgctgcacATCAATGAGTGATGTTATCATTTTACCTaaataaaaatgtgtaattatTAGTTACTTATttgatataaattatttttttgtgtaacatATAACTTattaaatgatattttataatttatcaaaatcattcttctttttttttttttttgaagacttATGGTTGAATCACACTATAATTATTTAGTAAATTGTCATAAatatttacttaaaaaaaagttcaaacttTAGTTATCATTATATTAgtaaaattgattttgaaattttaattttttttaaaatttctctgTGAAatcaattacggagtattaaacataggcaatttatatcgtggattagggtgcacaatgcattgtgcaccccgaaCCAACATGGTAGGAGGATGaggttatgtgtattttgtgtcaatattctgtgtattctattttgtgtcaatattctgtgtattctaggcaacctttctgtgtattcatgttagtaacacaggtcgtgatgtgtttgtgcattcgaatgttaggaggatgagttctgtatatttcgtgtcaatattctgtgtattctaggcaactgttctgtgtattctaggtaaccattctgtgtattcatgtagtaacacaggttgtgatgtgtttgcgCATTCGAatattaggaggatgagttctgtgtattttgtgtcaatattatgtgtattctaggtaaccgttttgtgtattcatgttagtaacacaggttgtgatgtgtttgtgcatttgaatgttaggatacatagaatataagcccaagtattatctcttatgttccatgtttttgttttcaccttttgtcgtgtgtgtttttgtgatctgatgaacttgtgtgtgttttttgttcttacttcttcgtcactgtttttgttgttgaaattacagttattttttagttaaaaaatgtaATGAGATCCGTATTATTACGGCACCgtactgcagttccagacggatgaaacgacctctgttccgtgcaactgtagttccctttcaacaccactgcagtatcagttcaacacaattgcagtgtTAATTCAAtaacacaattacagtatcagccatgaccactatccacaatgcattgtggactatggcccacaatataatttgcgcataCGTATGGAGCTGGAATTTTCTAGCATTAGGCTTGGATTGAATTAGATGGGCAGGGGGGCATGATTTGGGATATTGGAATAATATTGCATGGCCCAAGATGCCTGGGAGTAATTGACTGACCCTAGCCTACTAGGGATAAAgagacaaattattatgtggaccatgatccatataGGCTATAGCTGTCTAGACCATAAAtgtatatacatttttaatatttttttttgaaagcaaacatttttaatatattaaaagtacttttttttttgatcagGGGGACGGGGGATACCCGAGGGAGAGTACATGGATTAGTTTCTCTCCCGAACTCTGCGATCACGGGTCACTTTGGCCAGATCATGCTGAAAGGCCCTGTCGCTAATTGTCGGGCTAGAGCAAAAAGTCTTCCAGCTTTCTTGTTGCATTGATCCAAGTTCTGCGAGGGAATCAGCAACCATGTTTTGCTCTCTATAGATCACCTTGATAGAAATTTTCCAAGTTCTTCGCATGCAACACTGAATATCCTCTACAATGTCTCTGATTGGACCCCAGAGAACGGGGCTGCTTTGGATCCACTCAACAACCTTCTTAGCATCAGATTGGAGCTCGACATCCCGAACTCCCTTTTCCCAGGCCCATTGCATCCCTTTGATAATGGCAATAGCTTCCATCTCTTCCGGCGAGGTGACCTCTATGTTACCCGAGAATCCGTCTAGCCAACGTCCGTTAGCATCTCTGAGTACACCTCCGACACCAGCCTTCTGGATAGAGGCTTTTACGCTGCCATCGACATTGATAGTGTAGCGTCGATTTTCAGCAGGCTTCCAGCATAGGCTGATGATCCGTTCCACAGCTCGTCCTCCATTCATACTCGCCTCCCTCATGAAAGCTCTGCTTATCTCGTCCTTTGCTTCCCTGATCCAGGCTGCTTTTCGTTGAGTGCTTATGTGTTCATCGTTGAAGACTCTATTATTTCGCCAACGCCAGAGCCACCAAGAAGTAATTGCGAAAGTGCGTGACCAGTCGTTGTTGTAGGGTTGAATCTCCCCAGTTAAATTGCTGATCATCCACCTTCTGTAATTCATTTGGCTCCATGCATTTG
Coding sequences within it:
- the LOC116025647 gene encoding transcription repressor OFP7-like yields the protein MVAEPACNLQKLGYMEKLFIHKVSRFLLPSSFSCSCHAKNISDVVENSRNLHESAPPKNANKNKKAAFLLGLSPAAINQGRRCPPVTPISVVDSHLEVSNNSSNGGWFSSEEAEQEEEDDDTFFSLSSRCFTLHPKTPRRRLDDLSSSASDKEPETAKTDLQVEFDYYYRRRRTSRAGRKKRKGKMRSEMGYYDAIIEKSTTDPYNDFRTSMVEMIVANQIFGAQDLQRLLHCFLSFNSSYFHRIIVEVFSEIIQTLFSQ